A genome region from Marinobacter panjinensis includes the following:
- the mobA gene encoding molybdenum cofactor guanylyltransferase MobA, with protein sequence MTECAVILAGGQANRMGGGDKGRLMLGDRSLIQRVIERITPQVDAVVLNANGDLSRFDDLGLPVVADSISDFPGPLAGVLAGMDWAAEHGHEWLISVAADTPSFPRDLAERLAGHDTPVVLAATPDPERGRLPQPTFGRWQVALRHELRAALNDGVRKIRQWTQAQGETLVVFGEDDFFNINTPEDLAWAEKHLK encoded by the coding sequence ATGACTGAGTGTGCCGTCATTCTGGCGGGCGGCCAGGCCAACCGCATGGGCGGTGGTGATAAAGGGCGACTGATGCTGGGCGACCGATCGCTGATCCAACGAGTCATTGAGCGGATCACGCCGCAAGTGGATGCCGTGGTGCTGAATGCCAATGGGGACCTGAGTCGTTTTGATGACCTGGGTTTGCCCGTGGTGGCCGACTCGATCAGCGATTTTCCGGGCCCGTTGGCGGGTGTACTCGCCGGTATGGATTGGGCCGCCGAACACGGCCATGAATGGCTGATCAGCGTGGCTGCGGATACCCCCTCGTTCCCCCGGGATCTTGCTGAACGGCTCGCCGGGCATGATACCCCGGTGGTGCTGGCCGCCACGCCGGATCCAGAGCGCGGAAGGCTGCCCCAACCAACCTTTGGCCGCTGGCAGGTTGCGTTGCGGCATGAGCTGCGCGCCGCCCTGAACGACGGCGTGCGCAAGATACGCCAGTGGACACAGGCTCAGGGTGAGACGCTGGTGGTTTTTGGTGAGGACGACTTTTTCAACATCAATACACCGGAAGACCTGGCCTGGGCGGAGAAGCACCTGAAGTGA
- a CDS encoding DUF3305 domain-containing protein produces MSRNVASWKRELKVGAVVRRSPGVTQWAREVWKPVAVIPGAPEAFWKELVRDGEIVDYHAGTVTMELFRADVEGYLVSLNMASPSVWIVMDRDQTNRSPSGWVVSTVTASAHEALDALDSGESIVEAVPIPESMAAWIKEFVDMHYVEQPFKKRRRDEVRVDGSEDGKGDARIRQESDVFRAPSNLKKPRVH; encoded by the coding sequence ATGAGCCGTAACGTAGCTAGTTGGAAGCGCGAGTTGAAAGTCGGTGCCGTCGTTCGCCGGTCGCCGGGCGTGACCCAGTGGGCTCGTGAGGTCTGGAAACCAGTTGCTGTAATACCCGGCGCGCCCGAGGCGTTCTGGAAAGAATTGGTCCGTGACGGCGAAATCGTCGATTACCACGCGGGCACAGTGACGATGGAATTATTTCGCGCCGATGTAGAAGGCTACCTTGTATCCCTGAACATGGCCTCCCCCTCCGTCTGGATCGTAATGGACAGGGACCAGACCAACCGGTCTCCATCGGGGTGGGTTGTCAGCACCGTTACCGCCAGTGCCCATGAAGCGCTGGATGCTCTGGACAGTGGTGAAAGCATCGTCGAGGCCGTGCCGATTCCCGAGTCCATGGCGGCCTGGATCAAAGAATTTGTCGACATGCACTATGTCGAACAGCCTTTCAAGAAACGTCGCCGTGACGAAGTCCGTGTTGATGGTAGCGAGGACGGAAAAGGCGATGCCCGCATTCGTCAGGAAAGCGACGTTTTCCGCGCCCCCTCCAATTTGAAAAAACCGAGAGTGCACTGA
- a CDS encoding molybdopterin-binding protein: MNDSTSNGTAMKPLRNDCFALPPGVNWTPVDEALERLRSRLHPVVGVERAVPLSQVNGRILASDVYAPRAHPPSNNSAVDGYALAGPITEVPCTLALVDGRSAAGGPYTGQVPEGHAIRILTGAVIPAGTDTVVLEEDCEIKDGQLHLNGTLKAGANARKAGEDINKDERILTAATRLTPTQISVLASVGVESVDAWQRLRVGVLSTGDEVKPVGSAVTDWQIYDANRPMLSALVTQLGYELVDLGHVLDRAEDVREALQRGAEQCDLILTSGGVSAGDEDHVSKTLKAHGEISNWRIAIKPGRPLALAMFQGTPVVGLPGNPVAAWVCALRFGAPAMALLAGGEWFEPQGYALPANFSKNKKPGRSEMLRARVRNGQVEVFGSEGSGRVTGLAWSEGMVELDESAQLIEPGTPVRFIPYASFGL; the protein is encoded by the coding sequence ATGAACGATTCAACCAGCAACGGGACAGCCATGAAACCGCTTCGTAACGACTGTTTTGCCCTGCCCCCCGGGGTAAACTGGACACCGGTGGACGAGGCCCTGGAGCGGTTACGTTCGCGTTTGCACCCGGTGGTGGGCGTAGAGCGTGCTGTCCCGTTGTCACAGGTAAATGGACGGATATTGGCAAGCGACGTTTATGCACCTCGCGCCCACCCCCCCAGCAACAATTCCGCGGTCGATGGTTATGCGCTTGCAGGACCAATTACGGAGGTGCCCTGCACCCTGGCCCTGGTTGATGGGCGGAGTGCCGCCGGCGGGCCGTACACCGGCCAGGTCCCCGAAGGCCATGCTATCCGGATTCTGACTGGCGCGGTCATACCGGCCGGCACCGATACAGTGGTGCTGGAAGAGGACTGTGAGATTAAAGACGGACAACTACATCTGAACGGCACGTTGAAAGCAGGCGCCAACGCACGCAAGGCCGGTGAGGACATCAACAAAGATGAACGTATCCTCACGGCAGCAACCCGCCTGACGCCTACCCAGATTTCCGTCCTCGCCAGTGTCGGCGTCGAGTCGGTCGATGCCTGGCAGCGGCTTCGCGTCGGCGTCCTGTCCACCGGTGACGAAGTGAAACCTGTCGGTTCAGCGGTCACCGACTGGCAGATATACGATGCCAACCGCCCGATGCTGAGCGCACTGGTCACGCAGCTGGGCTACGAGTTGGTGGACCTGGGGCATGTGCTCGACCGTGCCGAGGACGTCAGGGAAGCACTGCAGCGCGGTGCTGAGCAGTGCGACCTGATCCTGACCAGTGGTGGTGTTTCCGCAGGGGACGAGGATCATGTGTCGAAAACGCTGAAAGCCCATGGCGAGATCAGCAACTGGCGCATCGCAATAAAGCCTGGCCGACCTCTCGCTCTGGCCATGTTCCAGGGGACGCCCGTGGTGGGTTTGCCAGGAAACCCGGTGGCCGCCTGGGTCTGCGCGCTGCGTTTTGGCGCTCCGGCGATGGCACTGCTGGCAGGCGGGGAATGGTTCGAACCCCAGGGCTATGCCTTGCCCGCCAACTTTTCCAAAAACAAGAAACCGGGGCGCAGCGAGATGTTGCGCGCCAGGGTCCGTAACGGGCAGGTTGAAGTATTCGGCTCTGAAGGCTCGGGCCGGGTGACCGGCCTGGCCTGGTCCGAGGGTATGGTGGAACTGGATGAGAGTGCTCAGCTGATCGAGCCAGGAACCCCGGTGCGCTTTATCCCCTACGCCAGCTTCGGGCTGTAG
- a CDS encoding 4Fe-4S binding protein: protein MSAHKTLLICTCDKTQSLDPEALRTAASAEQVIMVDQLCGADMTIAAEHLGGSNELLIACRQQAALFERLSEDVEAETGQSAPLSTIDIRDRAGWSAASAKPARLHAKQAALMAAAQMPAPVAPVKTIQSNGVCCIVGPTEQAIRMAELVQDELGVTCIVNDAGPIQLPSASYDMAKGRLTGAYGALGNFKLEFAQLQALNPSGRGALGYGEVKATAHSECDVFIDLRGGAPAFPHHEKRNGYFWADPAKTGELERIALTARDRVGEFEKTVYFNLETSLCAHSRANQTGCTRCLDVCSTEAIFSFGEHVQIDSDICAGCGTCAAVCPTSAITMNETPFEALTKAMDVMARVYREHTNESPRLVIHSLSAGADAIAYLARYHDGLADDLIPLGLEQVDRIGHAEIMAAFGAGYAEVLILADSEIDRRAVAAEVELAQAMLIGTRNSPSRLRVIAAEELGEAGDNAGRVSEPVLLVGGRRDITRVTVGAMADRIEAPIPLPAGAPYGAIEINSDKCTLCLACVSLCPTGALGDHPDRPEVQFTENACVQCGVCESTCPETAITLVPQLDVSKEALSPRALHGEDPFECIKCGRPFGVASTINRIVEKLENKHWMYSKSDNVQLIKMCDDCRVNAQFHGDTAPMAGGERPRVRTSDDYLDS from the coding sequence ATGAGTGCACATAAAACCCTACTGATATGCACCTGCGACAAGACTCAGTCTCTGGATCCTGAGGCACTGCGAACGGCCGCGTCAGCTGAGCAGGTGATCATGGTGGATCAACTGTGCGGCGCCGATATGACAATTGCGGCCGAGCACCTGGGCGGCAGTAATGAGCTGCTTATCGCCTGCCGCCAACAGGCCGCCCTATTCGAGCGTCTGAGCGAGGACGTAGAGGCCGAAACCGGGCAGTCCGCTCCGCTGAGTACCATCGACATCCGGGATCGCGCTGGCTGGAGTGCCGCGAGCGCAAAACCCGCGCGCTTGCACGCCAAACAGGCGGCCCTGATGGCCGCGGCCCAGATGCCGGCTCCTGTGGCGCCCGTGAAAACGATTCAGTCCAACGGAGTGTGTTGCATTGTCGGCCCCACTGAGCAGGCCATCAGGATGGCCGAACTGGTACAGGACGAACTGGGCGTTACCTGTATCGTCAATGATGCCGGGCCGATACAGCTGCCCTCCGCCAGTTATGATATGGCCAAGGGGCGGTTGACGGGCGCCTATGGCGCACTGGGCAACTTCAAACTGGAGTTCGCCCAGCTTCAGGCCCTGAATCCCTCCGGTCGCGGCGCTCTCGGGTATGGCGAGGTCAAAGCCACCGCCCATAGTGAGTGCGATGTATTTATCGATTTGCGTGGCGGTGCGCCCGCGTTTCCCCACCATGAAAAACGCAACGGCTACTTCTGGGCTGATCCGGCCAAAACCGGAGAACTGGAGCGTATCGCCCTGACGGCCAGGGACCGGGTCGGTGAGTTTGAGAAAACCGTGTATTTCAACCTGGAAACCTCCCTGTGTGCCCATTCCAGGGCGAATCAGACCGGCTGTACCCGCTGTCTGGACGTTTGCAGCACCGAGGCGATTTTCTCTTTCGGCGAGCATGTGCAAATCGATTCGGATATCTGCGCTGGCTGCGGGACCTGTGCAGCGGTCTGCCCGACCTCAGCCATTACCATGAACGAAACCCCCTTCGAGGCCCTGACCAAGGCCATGGACGTTATGGCCCGGGTTTATCGTGAGCACACAAACGAATCCCCGCGCCTGGTTATTCATAGCCTGAGCGCTGGTGCTGACGCCATTGCTTACCTGGCCCGGTACCACGATGGACTGGCGGACGATCTGATCCCGCTGGGGCTGGAGCAAGTTGACCGTATCGGCCACGCAGAGATTATGGCCGCGTTCGGCGCGGGTTATGCCGAAGTCCTGATCCTGGCTGACAGCGAGATCGATCGCCGGGCAGTTGCGGCGGAAGTTGAGCTGGCTCAGGCCATGCTCATAGGTACCAGAAACTCTCCCAGTCGGCTCCGCGTAATCGCTGCCGAAGAACTCGGCGAAGCCGGGGATAACGCCGGGCGAGTGAGCGAACCGGTCCTGCTGGTTGGTGGCCGCCGGGACATCACGCGAGTCACCGTGGGCGCGATGGCGGACAGGATCGAAGCACCGATCCCCCTGCCGGCGGGCGCACCCTATGGTGCCATTGAAATCAACTCCGACAAATGCACGCTCTGTCTGGCCTGCGTATCCCTGTGTCCAACCGGCGCCCTTGGCGATCACCCGGACCGGCCAGAGGTCCAGTTTACGGAAAACGCCTGCGTTCAGTGCGGCGTGTGCGAGAGCACCTGCCCGGAGACGGCGATCACCCTGGTGCCCCAGCTGGATGTGTCGAAAGAGGCACTGAGCCCTCGAGCATTGCATGGTGAAGACCCGTTTGAATGTATCAAATGTGGCAGGCCCTTTGGCGTAGCGAGCACCATTAACCGGATCGTTGAAAAGCTGGAGAACAAACACTGGATGTACAGCAAGTCTGATAATGTCCAGCTCATCAAGATGTGTGACGACTGTCGCGTCAATGCCCAGTTCCACGGGGATACCGCGCCCATGGCCGGAGGCGAGCGTCCCCGGGTCCGCACCAGTGACGACTACCTCGACAGCTGA
- a CDS encoding substrate-binding domain-containing protein codes for MNKLMTLALAGVTCMGLALNAYADDYITLASTTSTENSGLFDAILPKFEDATGIDVRVVAVGTGQAFEIARRGDADSLLVHDTVGEKRFVENGFASDRADVMYNDFVLIGPANDPANISEAQSAAEALAAIANAEAPFTSRGDDSGTHRAELRFWENAGVEPDGDWYRELGSGMGPTLNTAAAMDAYVMSDRATWVAFGNRQNLTLLFEGDEVLFNQYGSLLLSEEKHPHLKHDLARQWHGWLISEEGQQAIANFRVDGQQLFFPNAK; via the coding sequence ATGAATAAACTGATGACTCTCGCACTCGCCGGTGTAACCTGCATGGGCCTGGCATTAAACGCTTACGCCGATGACTATATTACCCTGGCCTCAACGACCTCGACGGAGAACTCGGGGCTGTTCGACGCCATTTTACCTAAGTTCGAGGACGCCACTGGCATCGACGTACGGGTGGTGGCCGTGGGCACCGGGCAGGCGTTTGAAATCGCCCGCCGTGGTGACGCCGACAGTCTTCTGGTACACGATACCGTGGGAGAAAAACGCTTTGTCGAAAACGGCTTCGCCAGCGATCGTGCCGATGTCATGTACAACGATTTCGTGTTGATCGGCCCTGCCAATGATCCGGCCAACATCAGTGAAGCGCAGAGTGCCGCCGAAGCATTAGCGGCTATCGCCAACGCCGAGGCACCCTTCACGTCACGAGGCGACGACAGTGGCACCCATCGCGCCGAGTTACGCTTCTGGGAAAACGCCGGCGTCGAACCCGACGGCGACTGGTACCGCGAACTGGGCAGCGGCATGGGGCCGACACTCAACACTGCGGCCGCTATGGATGCCTATGTAATGTCGGATCGCGCCACCTGGGTGGCCTTTGGAAACCGTCAGAACCTGACGCTGCTTTTTGAAGGCGACGAAGTGCTGTTCAACCAGTATGGTAGCCTGCTGCTTTCCGAGGAGAAGCATCCGCACCTCAAGCACGATCTGGCCAGACAGTGGCATGGATGGCTGATTTCCGAGGAGGGCCAACAAGCGATTGCAAACTTCAGGGTGGACGGACAACAGCTGTTTTTCCCGAATGCCAAATAG
- a CDS encoding DUF6505 family protein, with product MKLARTLRLDISDENVYEQPAPSGEWAISGGFEFSNWTEADLKGKARQAFTNGWYSIESGGRASFVGVCNITEAELEQLRQTLAQTFVEFYGAPDIDAAYPVACEEIDQMRNMCEDFEENTLMMVSRTLTELGVEETYRSRAPQDASLEAFAVHGGYE from the coding sequence ATGAAACTGGCCCGAACCCTGCGACTGGATATTTCCGATGAGAATGTGTACGAACAGCCTGCCCCCAGCGGGGAATGGGCCATTTCGGGCGGATTCGAGTTCTCCAACTGGACCGAAGCGGACCTGAAGGGCAAGGCGCGTCAGGCCTTTACCAACGGCTGGTACAGCATAGAGTCGGGTGGCCGCGCCAGTTTCGTTGGTGTCTGTAACATCACCGAAGCCGAACTGGAGCAGCTGCGGCAGACGCTGGCGCAAACCTTTGTCGAGTTCTACGGCGCACCGGATATCGACGCAGCCTATCCGGTTGCCTGCGAAGAAATCGACCAGATGCGCAACATGTGCGAGGATTTTGAGGAGAACACCCTGATGATGGTCAGCCGTACGCTGACCGAGCTGGGTGTAGAGGAAACCTACCGCTCCCGCGCCCCGCAAGACGCGTCATTGGAGGCCTTTGCCGTACATGGCGGCTATGAATGA
- a CDS encoding DUF3306 domain-containing protein, with protein sequence MAESRLQRWSRRKTGASKEAELPPPSAIEPEPSPEEQELAINEALPEREVLEKYDLPDPDAIELGTDITGFLRKEIPELLRRRALRSLWKSNPVLAVLDGLNDYDEDFTDAAVATSAVKTLYKVGQGFDRTPAVDEKADDQAGDQIQAPAEASEVTAPVGIADKGQDEQELPEKSEPDVAAEHTTIAGNAAPGIPQAEAEPAPRYRPRMRFDH encoded by the coding sequence ATGGCTGAGTCACGATTACAGCGTTGGTCGCGCAGGAAAACCGGCGCCAGCAAAGAGGCCGAGCTCCCCCCTCCTTCGGCTATCGAACCCGAGCCATCCCCCGAAGAGCAGGAACTTGCCATCAATGAAGCCCTGCCGGAACGGGAGGTATTGGAAAAGTACGACCTGCCTGACCCGGACGCCATCGAGCTGGGCACAGACATTACCGGGTTCCTGCGAAAAGAAATTCCGGAACTTCTGCGCCGCCGGGCCCTGCGCTCACTCTGGAAATCCAATCCTGTACTGGCGGTGTTGGACGGCCTCAATGATTACGATGAAGATTTTACCGACGCCGCTGTTGCGACCAGCGCCGTCAAAACCCTGTACAAGGTGGGGCAGGGTTTTGACAGAACACCAGCGGTTGATGAGAAAGCGGATGACCAGGCCGGGGATCAGATTCAGGCGCCAGCCGAGGCGTCGGAAGTTACTGCACCCGTCGGGATAGCTGATAAAGGGCAGGATGAACAAGAGCTGCCGGAGAAATCCGAGCCCGACGTCGCCGCCGAGCACACGACCATTGCTGGCAACGCAGCCCCTGGAATTCCTCAGGCCGAGGCGGAACCGGCACCGCGTTATCGCCCCCGGATGCGTTTTGATCATTAG
- a CDS encoding ATP-binding cassette domain-containing protein: MLIPPPALCFDEVSFSHEDKVLLGPCSFTLQGTGPTLVMGPNGAGKSLLLRLAHGLLVPTQGQVIWSSDIHPRQAMVFQQPVLLRRSAVANLTHALAVNNVPRRTRVKLAHEALERFGLTACSNTPARVLSGGEQQRLALARAWVLSPQVLFLDEPTSALDPAAIKAVEAAVREFHQRGTRIVMTTHDLHQARRLAGDVLFLSAGKVREHTLAEAFFNAPVSREAQAYIAGELVV, from the coding sequence GTGCTTATCCCGCCCCCGGCGCTGTGCTTTGATGAGGTCAGTTTCAGTCACGAGGACAAGGTACTGCTGGGGCCGTGTTCTTTCACCCTGCAGGGCACCGGCCCCACCCTGGTGATGGGGCCGAACGGTGCAGGCAAAAGTCTTCTGCTGCGGCTGGCTCACGGCTTGTTGGTACCCACGCAGGGGCAGGTAATCTGGTCAAGTGACATTCACCCCCGCCAGGCGATGGTGTTCCAGCAACCGGTGCTTTTGCGTCGCTCGGCGGTGGCAAACCTCACTCACGCTCTAGCAGTGAATAACGTGCCACGCAGGACACGCGTGAAGCTCGCGCACGAAGCGCTTGAGCGCTTTGGTCTCACCGCCTGTAGCAACACGCCGGCGCGGGTACTCTCCGGTGGCGAACAGCAGCGCCTGGCACTGGCGCGCGCCTGGGTGCTTTCTCCGCAGGTGCTGTTTCTGGACGAACCCACCTCCGCCCTCGATCCGGCAGCGATCAAAGCCGTGGAGGCTGCGGTGCGCGAGTTTCATCAGCGGGGAACCCGCATCGTGATGACCACTCACGACCTGCATCAGGCCAGGCGCCTCGCCGGGGATGTGCTGTTTCTCTCTGCAGGGAAGGTACGCGAACACACCCTCGCTGAAGCCTTTTTTAACGCCCCCGTCTCGCGAGAGGCGCAAGCATATATTGCCGGAGAACTGGTCGTGTAG
- a CDS encoding biotin/lipoate--protein ligase family protein: protein MIESPQFPPLLSGQTVPRHTDPFDKAVSQAIAGVDSGTIFYSEAGDMLRAALVLAPETPLEQAIQAVYVAQIGLAESLGALAPPEVPVHFQWPDRIKVNGAVCGRVRFAADGADPQEQPRWLVIGIEVPFIPANDEPGQNPNETCLLEEGCSDVQPMALLESWSKHTLLWLTYFMDSGFDRVHNEWRPRCDTLGKMIEQPRPGIFVGLDEKGRMLLRQDVMTETVSLIEFAEQT from the coding sequence ATGATCGAGTCACCTCAATTCCCGCCGCTACTGTCGGGCCAAACCGTGCCCAGGCACACGGATCCTTTTGACAAGGCCGTTAGCCAGGCCATTGCAGGGGTCGATTCCGGCACGATTTTTTACTCTGAAGCGGGCGATATGTTGCGTGCGGCCCTGGTGCTGGCACCGGAAACACCTCTGGAGCAAGCCATCCAGGCCGTTTATGTGGCCCAGATAGGCCTGGCCGAGAGTCTGGGAGCACTGGCGCCGCCCGAAGTGCCTGTGCACTTTCAATGGCCCGACCGCATCAAGGTCAATGGTGCGGTTTGCGGTCGCGTTCGTTTTGCAGCAGATGGAGCAGATCCCCAGGAGCAGCCCAGATGGCTGGTTATCGGTATCGAAGTGCCCTTTATACCGGCGAACGACGAGCCAGGTCAGAATCCGAACGAAACCTGTCTGCTGGAAGAGGGGTGCAGCGATGTCCAGCCCATGGCACTGCTGGAAAGCTGGTCCAAACACACGCTTTTGTGGCTGACCTACTTCATGGATAGCGGGTTCGATCGCGTACACAATGAATGGCGGCCACGCTGCGACACCCTGGGCAAAATGATCGAGCAACCGAGGCCCGGCATTTTTGTCGGGCTGGATGAGAAAGGCCGGATGCTGTTGCGCCAGGATGTCATGACTGAAACAGTGAGCTTGATTGAATTCGCGGAGCAAACATGA
- a CDS encoding Mrp/NBP35 family ATP-binding protein: protein MVQYTEVGKSNLIGTDAPRPQDKNPKGIDRIIAIASGKGGVGKSTVASNLAVALASKGLKVGLLDADVYGPSQPRMLGVSGRPSSPDGHTILPLRNHGVTLMSLGLMAPDGEAIVWRGPMLMGALEQMMNQVDWGRLDVLLVDLPPGTGDVQMTLSQKFFVAGAVVVSTPQDIALMDARKGIDMFNRMDVPLFGLIENMASFVCDGCGKEHHPFGSGGARAEAEKLGAPFLGEIPLDLDIRIGSDGGVPIVVSKPDSPQSRSFQRIADEIIASEVYAQAIR, encoded by the coding sequence ATGGTTCAATACACCGAAGTGGGAAAATCCAACCTGATCGGTACCGACGCGCCCCGGCCGCAGGACAAAAATCCGAAGGGCATTGATCGCATCATCGCCATTGCCTCGGGCAAGGGCGGTGTAGGTAAGTCGACCGTGGCGTCCAATCTGGCGGTTGCGCTGGCCTCGAAAGGTCTCAAAGTGGGCCTGTTGGACGCCGATGTCTACGGCCCCAGCCAGCCACGCATGCTAGGTGTTTCGGGCCGCCCGTCCAGCCCTGACGGGCACACCATCCTGCCCTTGCGCAATCATGGCGTGACCCTGATGTCACTGGGGCTGATGGCGCCGGATGGCGAGGCCATCGTCTGGCGCGGACCCATGCTGATGGGGGCGCTGGAGCAGATGATGAATCAGGTGGACTGGGGTCGGTTGGACGTGCTGCTGGTGGATCTGCCGCCGGGTACCGGTGACGTGCAAATGACCTTGAGCCAGAAATTTTTCGTGGCGGGCGCCGTTGTGGTCTCGACCCCCCAGGACATTGCCCTGATGGACGCGCGCAAAGGCATCGACATGTTCAACCGGATGGACGTACCGCTGTTTGGTCTGATCGAAAACATGGCCTCTTTTGTCTGTGACGGTTGCGGTAAAGAGCACCACCCCTTTGGTTCCGGCGGTGCCCGGGCCGAAGCGGAAAAGCTCGGGGCGCCCTTCCTGGGTGAAATTCCGCTCGATCTGGATATCCGGATTGGTTCGGACGGCGGCGTTCCGATTGTGGTGTCCAAGCCGGACAGTCCTCAATCCAGATCTTTTCAGCGCATCGCCGATGAAATCATTGCCTCTGAAGTCTACGCACAGGCCATTCGATGA
- the mobB gene encoding molybdopterin-guanine dinucleotide biosynthesis protein B, with protein sequence MNVIGIVGWKNSGKTTLAAALIRELSARGLTVNSIKHAHHMVDVDQPGTDSYKHRDAGAREVLLAGGQRFAIMHELRGAEEPTLDELLARLGPCDWVVVEGFKTHSHPKIEVHRRESSRTPLYPEDDNIIAVAADYAADFSGPVFDVNDVPGIADFILSAEKP encoded by the coding sequence GTGAATGTCATAGGCATTGTGGGCTGGAAGAACTCCGGAAAAACCACGCTGGCCGCCGCTCTGATTCGCGAGCTGTCCGCCAGGGGATTAACGGTTAACTCGATCAAGCATGCCCACCACATGGTGGATGTGGACCAGCCCGGCACCGACAGTTACAAACACCGTGATGCGGGCGCCCGGGAAGTTCTTCTCGCGGGGGGGCAGCGTTTTGCCATTATGCATGAACTGCGAGGCGCCGAAGAGCCGACCCTGGATGAATTGCTGGCCCGCCTGGGCCCCTGCGACTGGGTTGTGGTTGAGGGCTTCAAAACCCATTCACACCCCAAGATAGAAGTGCACCGAAGGGAGAGTTCACGTACCCCCCTTTACCCGGAGGACGACAATATTATCGCGGTAGCGGCAGACTATGCTGCGGATTTTTCGGGGCCCGTTTTCGATGTGAATGATGTTCCCGGAATCGCCGACTTTATTCTGAGCGCTGAAAAACCATGA
- a CDS encoding formate dehydrogenase accessory sulfurtransferase FdhD, with protein sequence MTINPLLPDPKDPRLSRAVEGVDEHGQAKSISVIEERPLTIYLNSQEIVTAMTIGDHPEYLALGFLLNQGMLRDTDRVTGIDFDEELEVAVVRTEGVTDVEDKLEKKTRTSGCAVGTVFGDMMAGLDGLQLPDTPVHTSTFYDLSYQINHTPSLYMETGAIHGTALCQGLQVLAYMEDVGRHNAVDKIAGWMHLNNITAADKVLYTTGRLTSEMVIKTSLMGIPTLISRSGFTAWGVDIARQVGLTLIGRMRGKKFTCLSGQHRLVFDQDLSQVPDEEKKMRRKGAEHD encoded by the coding sequence ATGACGATAAACCCCCTACTACCTGACCCAAAAGATCCCCGGCTGTCCCGCGCTGTTGAGGGCGTTGATGAACACGGTCAGGCGAAGTCGATCAGCGTGATCGAAGAGCGCCCTCTGACCATCTATCTGAACAGCCAGGAGATCGTCACTGCAATGACCATCGGCGATCACCCGGAGTACCTGGCGCTCGGCTTCCTCCTGAACCAGGGCATGCTACGTGACACCGACCGGGTCACCGGGATTGATTTCGACGAGGAACTGGAAGTCGCCGTGGTCCGCACTGAAGGTGTCACGGATGTCGAGGACAAGCTGGAAAAGAAAACCCGTACCTCGGGCTGTGCCGTAGGCACGGTGTTTGGTGACATGATGGCGGGACTTGACGGGCTCCAGTTACCGGATACACCGGTGCACACCAGTACCTTTTACGACCTTTCCTATCAGATTAACCACACCCCCAGTCTGTACATGGAAACCGGTGCGATTCATGGCACCGCTCTGTGCCAGGGGCTTCAGGTTCTGGCCTACATGGAGGATGTCGGACGCCATAACGCGGTCGACAAGATTGCCGGCTGGATGCACCTGAATAACATCACCGCAGCCGATAAAGTCCTCTACACCACGGGCCGCCTGACCTCCGAAATGGTCATCAAAACCTCCCTGATGGGCATTCCGACCCTGATCAGCCGGTCAGGCTTTACCGCCTGGGGCGTCGATATTGCCCGGCAGGTGGGGCTAACGCTGATCGGACGGATGCGAGGCAAGAAATTCACCTGTCTCAGTGGCCAGCACCGGCTGGTCTTCGACCAGGACCTGTCGCAGGTTCCTGATGAAGAGAAAAAAATGCGTCGTAAAGGGGCAGAGCATGACTGA